The proteins below are encoded in one region of Prosthecobacter dejongeii:
- a CDS encoding PIN domain-containing protein: MAFTILDTNHFAELVHGTERGERLKQRFSKHEADVFTTIITAQEVTEGWSAFIRKQKAGSAKQIHGYQQFQHSLELLMDLSILPFDSNSAAVFLRLRKSFPQVGTQDLKIAGICIAHDAILLTRNLKDFKSLPDLQVENWLD; this comes from the coding sequence GTGGCTTTTACCATCCTCGATACCAATCATTTTGCCGAGCTGGTACATGGCACCGAACGGGGAGAAAGACTGAAACAACGGTTTTCGAAACATGAAGCCGATGTTTTTACTACCATCATTACAGCTCAAGAAGTGACGGAAGGCTGGTCGGCCTTTATTCGAAAACAAAAGGCGGGTAGCGCCAAACAAATTCACGGCTATCAGCAGTTTCAGCACAGCCTCGAATTGTTGATGGACCTCTCAATCCTTCCCTTTGATTCTAACTCGGCGGCTGTTTTCTTGCGCCTGCGCAAGAGTTTTCCACAGGTCGGCACACAAGACCTGAAAATCGCGGGCATCTGTATTGCCCATGACGCCATCTTGCTCACGCGCAATCTCAAGGACTTTAAATCCCTGCCTGACCTACAAGTGGAAAATTGGCTGGACTGA
- a CDS encoding cytochrome c3 family protein, which yields MGNFFPRWTNWLPLKLAVGVAFIAFGVSVGVAYYFTPKYTRVGYEPTQPVPFSHKIHAGQLGLDCRYCHSFVENSSHANVPTNQTCFNCHGPGKGNIKSASPKLELVVKAHETKQPIPWVKVHKAPDYVYFNHSAHLNRGISCQSCHGQVNEMEIVKHAEPQSMGWCLDCHRNPEQKLRPLDQITNLNYKPEQLDRASFYQSLIAKGVKAGEIAETIQEGGKAASVEELVSLASLTFGKQVTQLEVGSQLKKHWQVQPPENCTSCHR from the coding sequence ATGGGTAATTTCTTTCCGCGTTGGACCAATTGGCTGCCTCTCAAGCTGGCCGTCGGGGTCGCATTCATCGCTTTTGGGGTGAGTGTGGGCGTCGCGTACTATTTCACACCGAAGTACACACGGGTGGGATACGAGCCGACACAGCCTGTGCCATTCTCCCACAAGATTCACGCAGGCCAGCTCGGCCTGGATTGTCGTTACTGTCACTCCTTTGTGGAGAATTCCAGTCACGCCAACGTGCCGACCAATCAGACTTGCTTTAACTGCCATGGCCCGGGCAAAGGCAACATCAAATCGGCCAGTCCGAAATTGGAGTTGGTCGTCAAGGCTCACGAGACCAAGCAGCCGATCCCCTGGGTGAAGGTGCACAAGGCTCCTGACTATGTTTATTTCAATCACAGCGCTCACTTGAATCGCGGCATCTCCTGCCAGTCCTGTCACGGACAGGTCAATGAGATGGAAATCGTGAAACATGCGGAGCCCCAGTCCATGGGCTGGTGTCTCGATTGCCACCGCAATCCTGAGCAGAAGTTGCGCCCGCTGGACCAGATCACAAACCTAAATTATAAGCCTGAGCAGCTTGATCGTGCTTCTTTCTATCAGAGCCTTATCGCTAAAGGCGTGAAGGCCGGCGAGATCGCCGAAACCATCCAGGAGGGCGGTAAAGCTGCCTCGGTTGAAGAGCTTGTCTCTCTGGCCTCCCTCACTTTTGGCAAGCAGGTGACCCAGCTCGAAGTGGGCAGCCAGCTCAAGAAGCACTGGCAGGTGCAACCACCTGAAAACTGCACATCCTGCCACCGCTAA
- a CDS encoding aspartyl protease family protein, with protein MRLLFALLLLPWLVGCSELADHRQVPAKTLAKMDAKALTKDQFLQQMSRENVRPSRPVTLPFRLVGGVPVMKAAINGQAFTPMMYDTGASRTIIQAGTAVSHGVSVLNAEAATVQLQGVVGREEGRIGLLNPLVIGDWTLNGYPCLVRTFENRVVHSAFPKSLLGFDLAHRHCTYLTLDYRTQHITFGFGSAFKPQAKTRKAQAPFTVKQGVPHIILKSGGKSWEAIVDSGSFNGIEISEEVAKRLGVQDQGETIRGMYLMGVGGTVSSHQANLRTVKLSDLTLIGDRFAQAEVDISPGPPRVGSFFLKDYCVTFDLKRKVLHLEW; from the coding sequence ATGCGTCTGCTTTTTGCCCTTCTTCTTTTACCCTGGTTGGTTGGTTGTTCGGAATTAGCGGATCACCGTCAGGTACCCGCCAAGACGCTGGCTAAGATGGATGCCAAGGCTTTGACCAAGGATCAATTTCTCCAGCAGATGAGCCGGGAAAACGTCCGCCCTTCCCGACCTGTGACCTTGCCATTCCGACTGGTCGGTGGGGTACCTGTCATGAAGGCTGCCATCAATGGCCAGGCCTTCACACCCATGATGTATGATACAGGGGCCTCACGCACCATCATCCAGGCAGGTACGGCGGTGTCACATGGCGTATCCGTCCTGAATGCGGAGGCCGCCACCGTTCAGTTGCAGGGCGTGGTGGGTAGGGAGGAGGGGCGCATCGGCCTGCTGAATCCGCTCGTCATTGGGGACTGGACGCTGAATGGTTACCCTTGCCTCGTTCGCACGTTTGAAAATCGCGTCGTCCATTCGGCCTTTCCTAAAAGTCTCCTTGGTTTTGATCTGGCGCATCGCCATTGCACCTACCTGACGCTGGATTACCGGACGCAGCACATCACCTTCGGTTTTGGCTCAGCCTTCAAGCCGCAGGCAAAGACGCGAAAGGCCCAGGCCCCGTTCACAGTGAAACAAGGCGTGCCTCATATCATCCTCAAATCCGGGGGTAAAAGCTGGGAAGCGATCGTGGATAGCGGCTCCTTCAATGGCATCGAAATCAGCGAAGAAGTGGCCAAACGCTTGGGGGTGCAGGACCAGGGGGAGACCATCCGCGGCATGTACCTCATGGGCGTCGGTGGCACGGTCAGCTCCCATCAAGCCAATTTGCGCACTGTGAAATTATCGGATTTGACGCTTATCGGAGACCGATTTGCCCAGGCAGAAGTGGACATCTCCCCAGGGCCACCCCGGGTAGGCAGCTTTTTCCTCAAGGACTACTGCGTCACCTTTGATCTGAAGCGCAAAGTTCTCCATCTGGAGTGGTGA
- a CDS encoding TAT-variant-translocated molybdopterin oxidoreductase, with the protein MKRIWNHPEEPQTGKRYWRSTGELEQRSEFLNKLGVEFPAGDTLNEEERETSRRDFLKLMGASTAMMGLASCRRPLTNILPYTDHVEWVVPGKPLLYATVKPTATGAIPIVAITHEGRPTHLQGNPLHPLGGGLDSFAQASILDVYDPERSQAPLAAGKKTSWESANKILTAALEASKKTAGADLALVIGSTTSPTTHRLLGEIKAALPQVKLIGYEALGTEGLAQSNKDVLGAGVKTFVRFSKALRILSLDCDFLGLDPVAGEPIKQFTKQRSKDAPGGDMNRLYALENRYTVTGGMADHRKPLAASLIPVAAAVIASELGEASAKALADTASEELKKWLAPAIADLLDNKGKSVVLAGSRYGAEVHALVAAINNALGAYGETVGLLQSTGEAELGTLTDLTTALTAGTVKTVISLTPSNLLFDAPDAASLATTIKDKAVQLIHLGHLADLTASKAALHIPSAHYLESWSDVRAADGTYSIVQPLILPLYDGVSETELLLAILGRKKIGPAEAAKVEAGAPAPEDPAYQAVRDTFSIVAGSLDEVKWNLTLRDGFLKGSSYVKAAGVVNAAAISTLVAAAKIAPVAPTADSLEVVLTPDSGVYDGRYVNNAWLQEAPDPITKLTWDNAAWIGAATFRSLGLKEGQKVQITIGDTVLKIAAIEAPGHVSNSITIPVGYGQENLGFIGSGDFDKRKGFVRGFNAYPLRKKLGDYVFTGAKIEKLEEYYDLAVTQEHNTMEGRALYREGTLDTFAKKPDFAQTTGMDGHIPQNISFYKGQVGVRSETNPEGFDYEKQHQWGMSIDLSKCLGCNACNIACTSENNIPVVGKDQVRKGRLMQWIRMDRYFASATWGESNAKSDDVNIEPTVEQLENAEMVQQPVACQQCESAPCETVCPVNATVHTTDGLNAMAYNRCIGTRYCANNCPYTARRFNWFDYNKRPLDELYWGPLSTTEKTGVRESVQLQKNPNVTVRMRGVIEKCTYCVQRLEAAKIQQKQKQRDSKNFRIPTDSVKVACQAACSTDAIVFGDLADPKSAVVKSKASPRNYQLLKYIGTQPRTSYLARLRNPNKNMPGWKDIAAWSAHQI; encoded by the coding sequence ATGAAACGCATCTGGAATCACCCCGAAGAGCCTCAGACCGGCAAGCGCTACTGGCGCAGCACTGGCGAACTTGAGCAGCGCTCGGAGTTTCTGAACAAACTCGGTGTCGAGTTTCCCGCTGGTGACACTCTGAACGAGGAAGAGCGCGAGACCTCTCGCCGTGATTTCCTCAAGCTCATGGGGGCTTCCACGGCCATGATGGGTCTGGCATCCTGCCGCCGTCCGCTAACGAACATCCTGCCTTACACCGACCACGTGGAGTGGGTCGTTCCTGGCAAGCCTCTTCTTTACGCCACTGTCAAGCCGACTGCCACGGGTGCCATCCCAATCGTCGCCATCACCCATGAAGGCCGCCCCACGCACCTTCAGGGAAATCCTCTTCACCCCCTCGGTGGTGGTTTGGACAGCTTCGCTCAGGCCTCCATCCTGGACGTGTATGATCCAGAGCGTTCCCAGGCCCCTCTGGCTGCTGGCAAAAAAACCTCCTGGGAGTCTGCCAATAAGATTCTGACGGCGGCTCTTGAAGCCTCCAAGAAAACCGCAGGTGCCGATCTGGCCCTTGTCATCGGCAGCACCACGTCTCCGACCACCCATCGCCTCCTGGGCGAAATCAAGGCGGCTTTGCCTCAGGTCAAGCTTATCGGTTACGAAGCTCTCGGCACTGAAGGTCTCGCCCAGTCCAACAAAGATGTGCTGGGTGCCGGTGTGAAGACCTTTGTGCGCTTCAGCAAGGCGCTGCGCATCCTTTCGCTTGATTGTGATTTCCTCGGTCTCGACCCTGTCGCAGGCGAGCCGATCAAGCAGTTCACCAAGCAGCGTTCCAAAGACGCTCCTGGCGGTGACATGAACCGTCTCTACGCGCTGGAAAACCGTTACACCGTCACGGGTGGTATGGCCGACCACCGCAAGCCTCTGGCTGCCAGCCTCATCCCTGTTGCCGCAGCGGTCATCGCTTCGGAACTTGGGGAAGCCTCCGCCAAAGCTCTGGCAGACACAGCTTCCGAAGAGCTCAAGAAGTGGCTGGCTCCGGCCATCGCAGACTTGTTGGATAACAAAGGCAAGTCCGTTGTTCTCGCAGGTTCCCGCTACGGCGCTGAAGTTCACGCCCTCGTTGCCGCTATCAACAATGCCCTCGGCGCTTACGGTGAAACCGTTGGCCTGCTGCAGTCCACGGGCGAAGCTGAATTAGGCACCCTGACCGATCTCACCACGGCTTTGACCGCTGGCACGGTGAAGACTGTGATCTCCCTCACGCCTTCCAATCTTTTGTTCGATGCCCCAGACGCCGCATCTCTGGCCACAACGATCAAGGACAAGGCTGTTCAGTTGATCCATCTAGGTCACTTGGCTGACCTCACCGCTTCGAAAGCTGCTCTGCACATCCCTTCAGCTCATTACCTGGAATCTTGGAGCGACGTCCGCGCTGCGGATGGCACTTACTCCATCGTCCAGCCGCTGATCCTGCCTCTCTATGACGGTGTCAGCGAAACCGAATTGCTTCTCGCCATCCTGGGCCGCAAGAAAATCGGCCCTGCGGAAGCTGCCAAGGTAGAAGCCGGTGCCCCTGCTCCGGAGGATCCTGCTTATCAGGCAGTGCGTGACACTTTCAGCATTGTTGCAGGTAGCTTGGATGAAGTGAAGTGGAACCTGACCCTGCGCGATGGTTTCCTCAAAGGCTCTTCCTACGTGAAGGCTGCCGGTGTGGTGAATGCCGCTGCCATCAGCACTTTGGTCGCTGCTGCCAAGATCGCCCCTGTCGCACCGACTGCTGACTCCCTCGAAGTCGTCCTTACGCCAGACTCAGGTGTCTATGACGGTCGTTATGTCAACAACGCTTGGTTGCAGGAAGCTCCAGATCCAATCACCAAACTGACTTGGGACAACGCCGCCTGGATCGGTGCCGCCACTTTCCGTTCACTGGGTCTCAAAGAAGGCCAGAAGGTCCAAATCACTATTGGTGACACGGTCCTGAAAATCGCCGCCATCGAAGCTCCCGGCCACGTATCGAATTCGATTACGATCCCGGTCGGTTACGGCCAGGAAAACCTTGGTTTCATCGGCTCGGGCGACTTCGATAAGCGCAAAGGTTTTGTCCGTGGTTTCAACGCCTACCCGCTGCGCAAGAAGCTGGGAGACTACGTCTTCACTGGCGCTAAGATCGAGAAGCTCGAAGAATATTATGATCTGGCGGTGACCCAGGAGCACAACACGATGGAAGGCCGCGCCCTTTATCGTGAAGGCACCCTCGACACCTTCGCCAAGAAGCCTGACTTTGCCCAGACTACGGGTATGGACGGCCACATCCCGCAGAACATCTCCTTCTACAAAGGGCAGGTGGGCGTGCGCAGCGAGACGAATCCCGAAGGCTTCGATTACGAGAAGCAGCATCAGTGGGGCATGTCGATCGACCTCAGCAAGTGCTTGGGTTGCAACGCCTGTAATATCGCTTGTACCTCCGAAAACAACATTCCCGTTGTCGGTAAAGACCAGGTCCGTAAAGGCCGTCTCATGCAGTGGATCCGTATGGACCGCTACTTCGCCAGCGCCACGTGGGGTGAGAGCAACGCGAAGTCGGACGACGTCAATATCGAGCCAACCGTCGAGCAGCTTGAAAATGCTGAGATGGTGCAGCAGCCCGTTGCCTGCCAGCAGTGCGAATCCGCTCCTTGTGAAACCGTCTGCCCGGTGAATGCGACGGTGCACACCACGGATGGTCTGAACGCCATGGCTTATAACCGTTGCATCGGCACCCGTTACTGCGCCAACAACTGTCCTTACACAGCTCGTCGTTTTAACTGGTTCGACTATAACAAGCGTCCTCTGGACGAGCTTTACTGGGGCCCGCTTTCCACCACTGAGAAGACCGGTGTGCGTGAATCCGTGCAGCTTCAGAAGAACCCGAACGTCACGGTTCGTATGCGTGGTGTCATCGAGAAGTGCACCTACTGCGTCCAGCGCCTGGAAGCAGCCAAGATCCAGCAGAAGCAGAAGCAGCGTGATTCGAAGAACTTCCGCATCCCGACGGATTCCGTCAAGGTGGCCTGTCAGGCTGCTTGCTCCACGGATGCCATCGTCTTCGGTGACCTTGCCGATCCGAAATCTGCTGTGGTGAAGTCGAAGGCTTCCCCTCGCAACTATCAGCTTCTCAAATACATCGGTACCCAGCCTCGCACGAGCTACCTGGCCCGTCTGCGCAATCCTAACAAAAACATGCCAGGCTGGAAAGACATTGCCGCCTGGAGCGCCCACCAAATCTAA